The segment ACAGTCGATGCCGACCAGCGTGGCCTGCGAGCGAACCAGCAAGCGACAGCTCTCGGCGGTCAAGAATGGCCCTGAGCGAAAATAGTCGGTCCCACCCCAGCGATCGGCCCAGTCGGTGCGCACCAGCACGGCTTTTCCGGCCAGCTCGACGCCGCCGAAGATCTCCGGCCCGATCGGCCCCTCGCGGAGCGCCGTAACCACCACGCCGGGCAGATCCGCCAGCTTCTCAAGCGCCAGATCGGCCAGATCCGCGCCCTGGGCATGCCGGTGAAACGGCGCGTCGACATAGGTGCCGGTGTTGCCGCCTAGCTCGTAGGCGGCGATTTGAAAGCTCGTGCCGGGCGCGTACTGCGCGTGTTGCGCGCTCTCGCCGTGGCTCAGAAACGTACGAAACTGCGGCACGGGCAGCCCCGGATACGACGGCATGCCCGGTGTCAGCCGGTGACTCAAGTCGATAAAGGTTGGCATATGTCCTCGATAAACAACGGCGGTGTTGTGGTTGTCGCGCTGCGGTGCGCTGGTGTACCAAAGAAGAGGCTTCAAGCTGTGCTCGACGGCGGGCGCGGCTGCGAGGGCTGAGGCGACCGCTCGACGATCCGCACCATGTAGCGATCGGCAGACTCCAGGCTGGTAAAGCCGAACTGCCGGTAAAGACCCTGCGCGTCCCTGGTAATCAGCAGCCAGCGCCGAATGTCGCGCAGCTCAGGATGACTCGTGATCGTCTGGATCAGCCACTTGCCGAGGCCCTGCCCCTGGTAGCGTTCGGCGATGATCACGTCCGCCAGATAGGCGAACGTCGCGTAGTCCGTGATCACCCGCGCAAATCCGATCTGCTGCGTCCCATCGTACATGCCGAACGCCAGCGAGTGCTCGATCGACCGCAGGATCAGCGCCAGCGGTCGATCGGCGGCCCAGTACGAGGTTTTGAGCAGCTCATGGATCGTCTCAAGATCGAAACGGCTGCGGTCGGTGCTGATCAGGTAGCGCTCACGCTGCCAATCGTGGCTCATCCTCCACCTCGCGCGGAATCCTGATTGCCACGCTCCGGTAGCCAGAACGTTCCCTCCGCCACCGGCACAACCTGCCCGCCGATCCAGATGTCGCTGATCGCGCCGTCGGCGGTCGTTACGACGATCGAGATAAAGCTGGGCCGTCCCATCTCCACGCCCTGCTCGCTCACGATCCGCGTCGTCAGCGCAGCCTCGACCAGGCCGTAGCGCACGAGGTACGCGCCCAGCGGCCCGCTTGCGCCGCCCGTCGCCGGATCTTCGGCGATGGCAAATGTGTGCGGCGCGAACATCCGGCTGTGAACCGTGCTGCCGGGTCGCTCCGTCTCCGTAGTGACAGCGAATACCGAAACCGGCTCGGCTCCAAAGAGCGGCAGCAGCGGCCTGGGATCGAACTGAATCCGACGTATCGCCGCCAGGCTGCGGATCGGCACGAACAGAAACGGCACGCCCGTGGAGACGACCTGGATCGGCGCGTCGTCGATCTCGGCCTCGTCCAGACCAAGCGATTGCGCCACCACCGCGCGCTGCTCGAAGACGCGGCCCCACTGCGGCGGCCCGTGCTGCATCCAGATCTCTAGCCCGTCTGCTGCGCCGCGCTGGAAGCGGACCCGCACCGGGCCGATGTTTTCTTCCAATACGACCTCCTGTGGATCGGGCCACACGCCCTGCTGCGCCAGCACAAACGCCGTCCCGACCGTCGGATGACCGGCAAACGGGATCTCGCCGCCGGGCGTGAAGATCCGCACGCGAGGCCGGTCGGGCGCGCTCCCCGGCAGCACAAAGGTCGACTCGGAGTAGTTTAGCTCGCGGGTCAGCGCCAGCATCTCGGCAGGACTCAGGCCGGAGGCGTCGGGGAAGACCGCCAGCTGATTGCCGCCAAACGCGGTATCGGTGAACACATCCACCTGCAAAAAACGATATGCGCGTGTCATAGCATCTACACCATCGGTACTGTTTCACAGAACGAGCGGACGCGCAGCCGCTGCCGCCGCATAAGCTGCTCGTCCAGTAGCTCACCCAGAATACGTACGCCCCGGTCGATCGCTTCGGGCGGGCAGGCCGCGAACGAGAGCCGCATGTAACCCTGCACCGATGGATCGGGGAAGAAGACCTGGCCGGGCGCGAAGGCCACGCCGTGATCGATCGCCTCCTCGTACAGCTCGGTCGAGCGCAGGCCGGGCGGCAGGCCAACCCAGAAGCACAGCCCGCCGCCTGGTATGTTCCAGGTAACATCCGCCGGGAAGTAGCGCTGCAAGCTGACCGCCATCGCGTCGCGTCGCTCGCGGTACAACGCCTTGGTAGCGCGGAGATGCGCCGCGAAATGTCCTCGCTCCAGATACTCGGACAATGCGCGCTGGGTAAGCTGCGGCGAGTGCATATCGGACAGGCGCTTCACGGCGACCAGCGCTTCCAGCAGCGGCGGCGTAGCGACCAGCAGGCCGATGCGCAGCCCTGGCATCAGCACCTTGGAGAAGCTGGTCAGATAGATCACCAGGCCGGTCGTATCGCGTGCCTTGAGCGGCAGCGGCGCGGGGCCATCGTAGGACAATGGGCCGTAAATGTCATCTTCCAGGATCGGCAGCGCGTGCCGCTGGGCGATGTCGAGCAGCACCTCCTGCCGCTCGGCGCTCATACAGATGCCTGTCGGGTTATGGAACGTCGGGATCGTGTAGAGCAGGCGCGGCTGATGCTGCGTGATCGCGGTTTCGAGCGCGTCGGGCCGAATGCCTTGCTCGTCGATCGGCACGGCGACCAGCTTGAGGCCCTGGACCTGCATCCGCTCGATCATGCCCAGGTAGGTCGGCTGCTCGACCAGAATTGTATCGCCGGGATTGAGCAGCGCACGTAGGACAATGTCCATGCCCTGCTGCGCGCCCGCGACCACCAGCAGTTGCTCGGCGCTGACTTGGATCGAGCGATCCAGCAGGTAGATCGCCAGTTGCTCTCGTAGCGCCATCTCGCCCTGGCTCACGCCATAGTCGAAGATCGCCGCGCCCTCTTGCGCGATGACATGCTGGATCATTCGCCCGAACTCGCGCGCGGGAAAGGTTTCCAGCGCAGGCGCGGCCTGAGCGAACGAGATCATCTCAGGCTGATGCGACAGACGCATAATCTCGGCCAGCGCGCCAGGACGCAGCAGCGGCACGGGCGGCAGCACCGGCGACGGACGCATCTGCGCCTTCACGCCCGGTCGCTCGGCCACGTAGCTGCCGCGCCCTACAAACGACTCGATCCAGCCGTCGGCTTGCAGCTCGGCATAGGCGTTATGCACCGTCAGCCGGGTCAGGCCCAGCTCGGTCGCAATCTGACGGATCGGCGGCAGGCGGCTGCCAGCGGGGAGCGCGCCGCTGCGAATCCGCTCCTGAATCTGCTCGACAAGCTGGAGATACAGCGGGCGCTGGCTACGACGTTCGATCTGCAACTGCATAGAACTTCCTCACATTGAGCGGCGCTGCTCGATGAGCGGCTACTGGCACGGATAGCTCGCGGAGTCGGGGCGCGTGCGCTGCTCGCCCGCCAGTCGAGTTCCAAGCTCGATCATCGCGTGGCCGAGCGCGCTGCGGTAGCGCCGCAGCCGGGGAGCCGTAGCCCTGCGCGTCTGAAGCGCGCTGTCAAGCATCCGCCACTCCGCCCGCCGCGCCTCCTCACGATGCAGTGTCTCAAAATAGGTCGCCTTCATACTGGTATCCTCCGCGTACTTGCTCGACATTGTACCAATTGTCTCTTCTTACCAACAGAGACAATCGATCAATGTAATCTAGGACAAAAGGTGAATGACAGGGGCATTGCGGAGCGATGGGTACATGACTTGCCAGCATTCAAACTTGAACCGTAGCAAAAAAGGATACGAACTAAACCACCACGCGCCGCCCCGGCGGAAGCCGGAGCGGCGCGTATCGTTCCGATCGTCGAGCGTTAGATCGATGCGGCGCTGCCAACCTCACGCGATTCCATGCCGCTCGTGTCGCCCTCCGACGATGAACGATCCAGCTTATCGGCCAGATCGCCAGCGCCTTCGAGCACATTGTTCAGCTTCTCGCTCAGCATTCGGCGAGTTTCGCTCCCGGCTCGTGGAGCCATCAGGATGCCCACGCCCACACCAAATAAGAACGCTCGGAAGATGGTCTTAAGCACTTTCATCGTCGATCCTTTCCAGAGCTTCAACTCTGTGTCTCATCTGCCCAGGGCAGAATCAAGGCGCATAGTCGGGAAACAGCCTGTGTGATTCCGCACCAGTTTCTTATGCTTTAGGAAGGCCCTCACCGCGCCCAGAACGCGCCAGCCCTCTCCCATTTCATAGGAGAAGGGGAGAAGCTGTGCTTAGTTCTCAGTTCTTGGTTCTTCCCCTTTTCGGCCCAGGTGATTAGCCGCTGCGATCAGCGCCCTCCGACACCTCACGAACATCGGCATCCGTACCGGCAACCGTGCGCGTATTCGTCGCAGCCGACGAGCCGCTCGACGTACCCAGATCGGCATCCGTCGTCTCGAACTGCTCCGGGCTGGCAAGCTCACGCGCAGCCTTCTTCGCCGCAGCCGAAGCCGTCGACTTCTGCGTCGTGCCAGCGACCGTGGGCGCGGTGCCTGCGTACGTCGTCTCTTCTTCGCTCGTCGTCGGCGTCACCGGCACATTTGGCTGCACGGTGATCGTATCGGTCGGCGTGGCTGTCATCACCGCCGGACGCATATCTTCGGTCGACGTGGTTGTCGTCGCTGCCGGACGCACATCTTCGGCGTCGTAGCGCGCCTCGCTCGCCAGATCCGCCGCGCTGGGCAGCTCGATCTCGGTATCCTGCTCCGTCTGCTGGCCGCGCCCGGTCAGCTCGCGGGCCTTGTCGGCGGCGGTGCTGGTGACTTCGCTGACCTTCTCGGCGGCGGTGCTGGCGACATCCTGAAGCTTCTCAACCGTCGTGCTGGTCGCTTCGCTGACCTTCTCGGCGGCGGTGCTGGCGACATCCTGAAGCTTCTCGACAGTCGACGTGGCGGCCCCGCTCACTTTTTCGGCGGCGGTACTTGCTTTTTCCTTCACGGTCCCGACGGTATCGCTGACCTTCGTCGCGGCGGTACTGGTCACGTCCTTCACGCTCTCGACCGCGCTCTGTGTCGTGCCCTTCACGCTCTCGACCGCGCTCTGCGTCGTGTCCTTTACGCTCGTCGCGACCGAGGTGGTCGCATCTGTGACGCGATCCTTGAGCACCAGCCCTTTTTCGAGCACCAGCTCACGATTCTCCGGCCCGCTGCGCGGCGTAAACAGGCTTGCCAGCGCCGCCCCGACGATCGCGCCCACAAACAAGCCGATCGTAAAGCTCCAACTTGTATCTTCTTGCTCGTACATCTATGCCCTACCTCCTTTTCAGGTTCGATCGCCAGATGATCCAGGCTAGCAGAAAACAGACCAGTGCAATCCCGCCCAGCCAGCCGAGCGTCTCATACGTGGGCAGGAATCCCCGCAGCATGATGCTCTGAAACGCCTGCACGCCATGCGTCACCGGCAGCAAAAACGCCAGCCAGCGCACGAACGGCGCGAAATTCCGCAGCGGCAAGAAAAAGCCGCTAAAGAAGACCGACGCCAGCAGCGAGATCATCGAAAGCTGCACCGCCTGGCTTTCCGACTTTGAAACTGCCGAGATCAGAAAGCCTAGGCCCAGCGACGCGACCGTTACCAGCAGCACCGTGCCGACAAACGAGAGCGCATCGCCGACGAAGGGCACCGCCAGCCCCAGCGCAAAGCCCGTGCTCCCGATCGGTATGTTCGCGATCATCAGCAGCACCAGCAGCGTGACGATCACGCCGATGAACAGGATAAAGCCGATGTATTTGCCGATGATGATCTGCAAGCTGCTGACCGGCGCGACTCGGAACAGCTCGGTCGAGCCCAGCAGATTCTCGCGCACCAGCGAGAGCGCCGCCAGCGTGACGGCCATGTGTTGCAGCAGAAGCGCCAGCACGCCGGGCGCGTAGTACGCGATAAAATTCGGCTGCTGCTGCGCGACGTTCTGCGGCACGCCCTGTAGCGGCGAAACCAGCACTTCGGGCGGCACCGCCTGGATCTGCGATGCGACATCCTCAACCCGGCTCAGCCGATCGTTGATCTCCTCGATGCGCCTGCGCTGCTCGTCAACCTGGCCCCGCTCCATCGCCTGATCGAGCGCGTCTAAGCTCTGCTGGATCGATTGTACATCGCTTTGCGCCGTTTGGTTTGCGCTATTTTGCGAAGATAGCGCCAGACCCGCCAGGATCAGGCCGCTGTTGTTGCGCAGCCGCTGAATCGCCGCGCGCGCCTGCGGGCTTTGCGCCGCGCTTAATCCTGTCTGGATCTGCTGAAGCTCCTCGCGCGTACTGGCGATGTACTGCTGAACGTTGCCCGCCTGCTCGCGCGAGCCGCTGACCGCCGAGATCAGCAGCTCCGTGTTCAGCTCTTTGACCTGCACATAGGACAGATATTGAATCCACTGCGCCTGCGTCGGATCGATCTCATTGTACAGCACCTTGATCTGTGACGGCTGCTGGCGTCCAACGACCTGATCGACATCCGCGGGCAGCACCTCGACCACATCCAGCGTGCCCCGGTTGCGCCGCAGCCGCTCCACCGCCGCCTGCTCGTCTGTCATCACATCCACAACGTCGAAGTTCGCCTGGCTGATCACCTCACGAAACTGCTGGACGCGCGGATCGTCCGCTTTGTCGGGCGGCACCACCAGGATCGTGCGCAGACGCGGCTGCTCGCCGGAGAAGCCCAGGCCAAAGATCAGCAGGATCAGAAACGGCCCCAGCACCAGGCTTAGCAGCAGCCGAGGCTGTCGGCGCACCTCGGCCAGCTCTTTTGCGAAGAACGAAAACAGACGAATAAATGGCTTAAGCATTGATGATTTCTTCCTCAGCGCTTTGTGGATCGTCCTTCGCCGCGCGCTCCATCAGGATAACGAAAATATCGTCGAAGGGCGGCGTATACTCTTCGGCGTGACGCATATCGATCGTCTCGTCCTGGTTCAAGCCGCGAATCACTTCGGGCAGCAGCGCGCCCGCATCTTCGACGTAAATATCCAGCGTCCCCGTCGGCGCTCCGGGCGGACGCTCGAAATGCTGGACGAACGGCATCTGCTGCAAGATGCGGCGGGCATTCAGATCGTCTTCGCGATCGACCGTCAGCCGGATAATCTCACCGCCCATCGCCCGGCGGCGCAGGCCATCCGGCGTATCGACCAGCAGCAGCCGCCCGTTGCGCATCACCGCCACCTGATCGCAGTAGGCTACCTCGGCGACGTACTGGGTTGTCACCACCAGGCTGTTGCCCTGTTCCTTCAGCTCGTTGAAGTGATCCCAGAACTTGCCGCGCAGCACCGGATCGACGCCCGCCGTTGGCTCGTCGGCAAACAGCAGTTCGGGATTATGCACCAGCGCGCAGGCCAGCT is part of the Herpetosiphonaceae bacterium genome and harbors:
- a CDS encoding YtxH domain-containing protein, which produces MYEQEDTSWSFTIGLFVGAIVGAALASLFTPRSGPENRELVLEKGLVLKDRVTDATTSVATSVKDTTQSAVESVKGTTQSAVESVKDVTSTAATKVSDTVGTVKEKASTAAEKVSGAATSTVEKLQDVASTAAEKVSEATSTTVEKLQDVASTAAEKVSEVTSTAADKARELTGRGQQTEQDTEIELPSAADLASEARYDAEDVRPAATTTTSTEDMRPAVMTATPTDTITVQPNVPVTPTTSEEETTYAGTAPTVAGTTQKSTASAAAKKAARELASPEQFETTDADLGTSSGSSAATNTRTVAGTDADVREVSEGADRSG
- a CDS encoding GNAT family N-acetyltransferase, which gives rise to MSHDWQRERYLISTDRSRFDLETIHELLKTSYWAADRPLALILRSIEHSLAFGMYDGTQQIGFARVITDYATFAYLADVIIAERYQGQGLGKWLIQTITSHPELRDIRRWLLITRDAQGLYRQFGFTSLESADRYMVRIVERSPQPSQPRPPSSTA
- a CDS encoding cyclase family protein — encoded protein: MPTFIDLSHRLTPGMPSYPGLPVPQFRTFLSHGESAQHAQYAPGTSFQIAAYELGGNTGTYVDAPFHRHAQGADLADLALEKLADLPGVVVTALREGPIGPEIFGGVELAGKAVLVRTDWADRWGGTDYFRSGPFLTAESCRLLVRSQATLVGIDCANIDDMRDPARPAHTILLAAGIPIVEHLRGLDELPPGGFRFFAVPPAIEGGTSFPVRAFAICG
- a CDS encoding ABC transporter permease, whose translation is MLKPFIRLFSFFAKELAEVRRQPRLLLSLVLGPFLILLIFGLGFSGEQPRLRTILVVPPDKADDPRVQQFREVISQANFDVVDVMTDEQAAVERLRRNRGTLDVVEVLPADVDQVVGRQQPSQIKVLYNEIDPTQAQWIQYLSYVQVKELNTELLISAVSGSREQAGNVQQYIASTREELQQIQTGLSAAQSPQARAAIQRLRNNSGLILAGLALSSQNSANQTAQSDVQSIQQSLDALDQAMERGQVDEQRRRIEEINDRLSRVEDVASQIQAVPPEVLVSPLQGVPQNVAQQQPNFIAYYAPGVLALLLQHMAVTLAALSLVRENLLGSTELFRVAPVSSLQIIIGKYIGFILFIGVIVTLLVLLMIANIPIGSTGFALGLAVPFVGDALSFVGTVLLVTVASLGLGFLISAVSKSESQAVQLSMISLLASVFFSGFFLPLRNFAPFVRWLAFLLPVTHGVQAFQSIMLRGFLPTYETLGWLGGIALVCFLLAWIIWRSNLKRR
- a CDS encoding ABC transporter ATP-binding protein, which produces MNRTRATNGAVIEMQHVTKTFGEKQAVSDMSLEVPAGQIFGLVGPSGCGKTTTVRMMTGVYTPTEGTLRVLGTSPQYFGKRVRERIGYMPQLFVLYPTLTVWENLNFVASLYGLNWFRRRRRLEMLLDFVELRPARNTLAEHISGGMKRRLELACALVHNPELLFADEPTAGVDPVLRGKFWDHFNELKEQGNSLVVTTQYVAEVAYCDQVAVMRNGRLLLVDTPDGLRRRAMGGEIIRLTVDREDDLNARRILQQMPFVQHFERPPGAPTGTLDIYVEDAGALLPEVIRGLNQDETIDMRHAEEYTPPFDDIFVILMERAAKDDPQSAEEEIINA
- a CDS encoding YtxH domain-containing protein — protein: MKVLKTIFRAFLFGVGVGILMAPRAGSETRRMLSEKLNNVLEGAGDLADKLDRSSSEGDTSGMESREVGSAASI
- a CDS encoding PLP-dependent aminotransferase family protein, with amino-acid sequence MQLQIERRSQRPLYLQLVEQIQERIRSGALPAGSRLPPIRQIATELGLTRLTVHNAYAELQADGWIESFVGRGSYVAERPGVKAQMRPSPVLPPVPLLRPGALAEIMRLSHQPEMISFAQAAPALETFPAREFGRMIQHVIAQEGAAIFDYGVSQGEMALREQLAIYLLDRSIQVSAEQLLVVAGAQQGMDIVLRALLNPGDTILVEQPTYLGMIERMQVQGLKLVAVPIDEQGIRPDALETAITQHQPRLLYTIPTFHNPTGICMSAERQEVLLDIAQRHALPILEDDIYGPLSYDGPAPLPLKARDTTGLVIYLTSFSKVLMPGLRIGLLVATPPLLEALVAVKRLSDMHSPQLTQRALSEYLERGHFAAHLRATKALYRERRDAMAVSLQRYFPADVTWNIPGGGLCFWVGLPPGLRSTELYEEAIDHGVAFAPGQVFFPDPSVQGYMRLSFAACPPEAIDRGVRILGELLDEQLMRRQRLRVRSFCETVPMV
- a CDS encoding PhzF family phenazine biosynthesis protein is translated as MTRAYRFLQVDVFTDTAFGGNQLAVFPDASGLSPAEMLALTRELNYSESTFVLPGSAPDRPRVRIFTPGGEIPFAGHPTVGTAFVLAQQGVWPDPQEVVLEENIGPVRVRFQRGAADGLEIWMQHGPPQWGRVFEQRAVVAQSLGLDEAEIDDAPIQVVSTGVPFLFVPIRSLAAIRRIQFDPRPLLPLFGAEPVSVFAVTTETERPGSTVHSRMFAPHTFAIAEDPATGGASGPLGAYLVRYGLVEAALTTRIVSEQGVEMGRPSFISIVVTTADGAISDIWIGGQVVPVAEGTFWLPERGNQDSARGGG